One genomic region from Pseudomonas sp. R5-89-07 encodes:
- a CDS encoding response regulator transcription factor, whose protein sequence is MIRVIIADDHPIVRIGQKVVIEASGTYKVVGEADGPDQLLALMRDTLCDVLVTDFAMPGDHQADGYSLLGLLHRNHPTVPVILVTMFANIATLRASFALGARAIVAKSASARELPLAIRAVIRGRTFISEALRAQMAQAGETDPALQPQLSGKEREVVRMLASGMTVSQIAARVNRSISTISKQKSTAMSRLSISTDVDLFAYARHSGMVP, encoded by the coding sequence ATGATTCGCGTAATTATTGCTGACGATCACCCTATCGTTCGCATCGGGCAAAAAGTGGTGATTGAAGCTTCGGGTACTTACAAGGTCGTCGGCGAGGCCGACGGCCCCGATCAACTGCTGGCGCTGATGCGCGATACCCTTTGCGATGTACTGGTCACCGACTTCGCCATGCCGGGCGACCACCAGGCCGACGGTTACAGCCTGCTCGGGCTGTTGCATCGCAACCATCCGACCGTGCCGGTGATCCTGGTGACCATGTTCGCCAATATCGCCACCCTGCGTGCCTCCTTTGCCCTCGGCGCCCGGGCCATTGTGGCCAAAAGCGCATCCGCCAGGGAGCTGCCGCTGGCCATCCGCGCAGTGATCCGGGGGCGGACCTTTATCAGTGAGGCCCTGCGCGCGCAAATGGCCCAGGCCGGCGAGACTGACCCGGCGCTGCAGCCGCAGTTGTCCGGCAAGGAACGCGAGGTGGTGCGCATGTTGGCCAGCGGCATGACCGTCAGCCAGATCGCGGCACGGGTCAATCGCAGCATCTCGACCATCAGCAAGCAGAAGAGCACGGCCATGAGCCGACTGAGCATTTCCACGGACGTGGATCTATTCGCCTATGCCCGGCACAGTGGCATGGTGCCCTGA
- a CDS encoding IclR family transcriptional regulator, which translates to MEKPRDTGKQKVRSAEVGTDILKALAELSPATSLSRLAEHVQMPASKVHRYLQALIASGFAEQNAATNHYGLGREALRVGLAALGSMDVLKVGAMPLAELRDELNETCFLAVWGNQGATVVQIEPAVRAVTVVTQLGSVLPLLSSSTGLVFSAYLPTRETVELREREIQAGLAHSLANDAAYVTVCEQIRRRGLHFVHGLLMPGVDALSAPVFNAIGHVAAVMTVVGPTSLFHADEDGPAAQRLLAATKAVSWRMGYQP; encoded by the coding sequence ATGGAAAAGCCCCGCGACACCGGCAAACAGAAAGTCCGCTCGGCCGAAGTGGGCACCGATATCCTCAAGGCCCTGGCTGAGTTGTCACCGGCCACGTCGCTGTCGCGCCTGGCCGAGCATGTGCAGATGCCGGCAAGCAAGGTCCACCGCTACCTGCAGGCCCTGATCGCGTCGGGTTTTGCCGAACAGAACGCCGCCACCAACCATTACGGCCTGGGCCGCGAAGCCTTGCGTGTAGGCCTGGCCGCGCTGGGCAGCATGGATGTGTTGAAGGTTGGCGCGATGCCCTTGGCGGAGCTGCGCGATGAACTGAATGAAACCTGCTTCCTGGCGGTATGGGGCAACCAGGGGGCGACCGTGGTGCAGATCGAACCGGCGGTGCGCGCCGTGACGGTGGTGACCCAGCTAGGCTCGGTGTTACCGCTGCTCAGTTCTTCCACAGGGCTGGTGTTCAGCGCCTACCTGCCCACGCGGGAAACCGTGGAACTGCGCGAGCGTGAGATTCAAGCCGGCCTGGCCCACAGCCTGGCGAATGACGCCGCCTACGTCACTGTCTGCGAACAGATCCGCCGCCGAGGCCTGCACTTCGTGCATGGTTTGCTGATGCCGGGGGTGGATGCGCTGTCGGCCCCGGTGTTCAACGCCATCGGGCACGTGGCGGCGGTGATGACCGTGGTCGGCCCCACCTCGCTGTTCCATGCCGATGAAGACGGCCCGGCGGCCCAGCGATTGCTGGCGGCGACCAAGGCCGTGAGTTGGCGCATGGGCTATCAGCCCTGA
- a CDS encoding DUF1120 domain-containing protein — MDTSTPYLLAPLLLACALQATAASSAQLAVQGAITPSACLPTLTHDGNIDHGKITAKDLDPEKPTALKQGELGLQVVCEGPTFFALSTIDNRAGSSAMNVAHHGLGVINGNERVGSAAFGLMNAVADDSVAVRTILSSDAGVSWHEAMVLGHGTLTAFALKDGLPRPIALTKVSAELRVYTTIVGASQLTLTDEVPIDGHATLEMKYL; from the coding sequence ATGGATACCTCAACGCCCTATCTGCTGGCGCCGCTGCTGCTTGCCTGCGCCTTGCAAGCCACTGCCGCTAGCTCTGCGCAACTGGCCGTCCAGGGGGCCATCACCCCGAGTGCCTGCCTGCCCACCTTGACCCATGACGGCAACATCGATCACGGCAAGATCACCGCCAAGGATCTCGACCCGGAAAAACCCACGGCCCTCAAACAAGGTGAGCTGGGGCTGCAGGTGGTTTGCGAAGGGCCGACGTTTTTCGCCCTGAGCACCATCGATAACCGCGCCGGTAGCTCGGCGATGAATGTCGCGCACCACGGCCTGGGCGTCATCAACGGCAACGAGCGCGTAGGCAGCGCAGCGTTCGGCCTGATGAACGCAGTGGCCGATGACAGCGTCGCCGTGCGCACCATCCTTTCCAGCGACGCGGGCGTCAGTTGGCATGAAGCGATGGTGCTGGGCCATGGCACCTTGACGGCCTTCGCCCTCAAGGACGGCCTGCCGCGTCCAATTGCACTGACCAAGGTCAGCGCCGAACTGCGGGTGTACACCACTATCGTCGGGGCCAGTCAGTTGACTCTCACCGACGAGGTGCCTATCGACGGGCACGCCACGCTGGAAATGAAATACCTGTAA
- a CDS encoding nuclear transport factor 2 family protein, with amino-acid sequence MSDAHNALITEFYSAFQRLDAEAMAACYTDDVLFSDPAFGELRGRDAGDMWRMLTTRAKDFSLTFDHVRSDDTHGSAHWVATYLFSATGNTVVNDIGARFVFRDGKICEHHDHFDLWRWSRQALGIKGLLLGWSPALKNAVRAQALKGLKAFQAGR; translated from the coding sequence ATGAGTGATGCCCATAACGCCTTGATCACCGAGTTCTACAGCGCTTTTCAGCGCCTGGACGCCGAGGCCATGGCGGCCTGCTATACCGATGACGTGCTGTTCAGCGACCCGGCGTTCGGCGAACTGCGCGGCCGCGATGCCGGTGATATGTGGCGCATGCTGACCACTCGGGCCAAGGACTTCTCGCTGACGTTCGACCACGTGCGCAGCGATGACACCCACGGCAGTGCGCACTGGGTGGCGACTTACCTGTTCAGCGCGACCGGCAATACCGTCGTCAACGATATCGGTGCGCGCTTTGTGTTTCGTGACGGCAAGATCTGCGAGCATCACGATCACTTCGACCTGTGGCGTTGGTCTCGCCAGGCGCTGGGCATCAAGGGGCTGCTGCTGGGCTGGTCGCCGGCGCTGAAAAACGCCGTGCGCGCCCAGGCCCTCAAAGGCCTGAAGGCATTTCAGGCCGGTCGTTGA
- a CDS encoding TonB-dependent receptor yields MKSTAGGWVKQWLGASVFSVSGLALLPLAVAQAQEQQSAQFNFALAAKPLPQALSDFSRVTGISVIYTDEAPYGFSAPALNGHMSATQALQRLLGNSGFTFRQIDARTLALEPLPADGAVNLGATTISAASPGQDSTSYQPPPTSSVMRSRGLLLETPQTVNVVPAQVLRDQQPRNLDDALGNVSGITQSNTLGSTQDAVMLRGFGDNRNGSIMKDGMPLVQGRALNATAERVEVLKGPSSLLYGIQDPGGVVNIVSKKPELVQSTSLTARGSTFGSGKNGSGGNLDTTGPIGDSGLAYRLIVDHEDEDYWRNYGTHRETLVAPSLGWYGDVTQVVFAYEHREFLSPFDRGTAIDPKTNHPLNIPATRRLDEPFNNMEGRSDLYRLTVDHDLNDDWKAHFGYSWNRETYDASQVRVVKVNTNGTLTRSMDGTQGALTTDRFATASLEGKVDVAGMQHDLVFGLDDEYRKIYRADLIRQAPRGNFNYHDPVYGNEVAGTNVSAPDSNQTDLLRSDSLFFQDAIHLNDQWILVGGARYQMYDQYAGKGVPFTANTDGNGQKWVPRAGLVYRYTDELSFYGSYTESFKPNSTIAPLANKTVLDGSLQPEESKAWELGTKFDLPGRITASAALFTIDKRNVLVQVGEGLTSVYSVAGKVRSRGLELDASGQLSDKWSLIGSYAYTDAEVTEDPTLKGNRLQNVAKNTASLSAVYDFGSLLGGDQLRVGAGARYVGERAGDAANSFELPSYTVADVFASYDTRLDGQKVKFQLNVKNLFDRTYYTSSVNTQFVSIGDARQVSVSSTLTF; encoded by the coding sequence ATGAAATCGACGGCGGGCGGTTGGGTCAAACAGTGGCTGGGAGCCTCGGTATTTTCAGTCTCGGGTCTGGCGTTGCTGCCCCTTGCCGTGGCGCAGGCGCAGGAACAGCAAAGCGCCCAGTTCAACTTTGCCCTGGCGGCCAAACCACTTCCCCAGGCGCTGAGTGATTTCAGCCGGGTCACCGGGATCAGCGTGATCTACACCGACGAAGCGCCCTACGGCTTCAGCGCCCCGGCGCTCAACGGGCACATGAGCGCGACCCAGGCGCTGCAACGCCTGCTGGGCAATTCCGGCTTCACCTTCCGCCAGATCGACGCCCGTACCCTGGCGTTGGAGCCGCTGCCCGCCGATGGCGCGGTCAATCTCGGGGCCACCACCATCAGCGCCGCCAGCCCTGGCCAGGACAGCACCAGCTACCAGCCGCCGCCGACCAGTTCGGTGATGCGCTCGCGCGGCTTGCTGCTGGAAACCCCGCAAACCGTCAACGTGGTGCCCGCCCAGGTACTGCGCGACCAGCAACCGCGCAACCTGGACGATGCGCTGGGCAATGTCAGCGGCATCACCCAGTCCAACACCCTGGGCAGCACCCAGGACGCGGTGATGCTGCGCGGCTTCGGCGACAACCGCAATGGCTCGATCATGAAGGACGGCATGCCGCTGGTGCAGGGCCGTGCGTTGAACGCCACCGCCGAGCGCGTGGAAGTGCTCAAGGGCCCGTCGTCGTTGCTGTACGGCATCCAGGACCCGGGCGGCGTGGTCAACATCGTCAGTAAAAAGCCCGAGTTGGTACAATCCACTTCCCTGACCGCGCGCGGCTCCACCTTCGGCAGCGGCAAGAACGGCAGTGGCGGCAACCTCGATACCACGGGCCCGATAGGCGACAGCGGCCTGGCCTATCGCCTCATCGTCGACCATGAAGACGAAGACTATTGGCGCAACTACGGCACCCACCGCGAAACCCTGGTGGCGCCGTCGCTGGGCTGGTATGGCGACGTCACCCAAGTGGTGTTTGCCTATGAACACCGCGAGTTTCTGTCGCCGTTCGACCGTGGCACAGCCATCGACCCAAAAACCAATCACCCGCTGAACATCCCCGCAACGCGCCGCCTGGATGAGCCCTTCAACAATATGGAAGGCCGCTCCGACCTGTATCGCCTGACGGTCGATCACGACCTCAACGACGACTGGAAAGCGCACTTTGGCTACAGCTGGAACCGCGAAACCTACGACGCCAGCCAGGTGCGTGTGGTCAAGGTCAACACCAATGGCACCTTGACCCGCAGCATGGATGGCACCCAGGGCGCGCTGACCACCGACCGCTTCGCCACCGCCAGCCTCGAAGGTAAGGTCGACGTTGCCGGCATGCAGCACGACCTGGTGTTCGGGCTGGACGATGAGTACCGCAAGATCTACCGCGCCGACCTGATCCGCCAGGCGCCACGCGGCAACTTCAACTACCACGATCCGGTCTACGGCAACGAAGTGGCGGGCACCAACGTCAGCGCGCCGGACAGCAACCAGACCGATCTGCTGCGCAGCGATTCGCTGTTCTTTCAGGATGCCATCCACCTGAACGACCAGTGGATCCTGGTGGGCGGCGCGCGCTACCAGATGTACGACCAATATGCCGGCAAGGGCGTGCCGTTCACCGCCAACACCGATGGTAACGGCCAGAAATGGGTGCCGCGTGCCGGGCTGGTGTATCGCTACACCGATGAGCTTTCGTTCTACGGCAGTTACACCGAATCGTTCAAACCCAACTCCACCATCGCGCCGCTGGCCAACAAAACCGTGCTCGATGGCAGCCTCCAGCCGGAAGAATCCAAGGCCTGGGAGCTGGGCACCAAGTTCGACTTGCCGGGGCGCATCACCGCGAGCGCGGCGCTGTTCACCATCGACAAGCGCAACGTGCTGGTGCAGGTGGGCGAGGGGTTGACCTCGGTCTACAGCGTGGCGGGCAAGGTTCGCTCCCGTGGCCTGGAGCTGGATGCCAGTGGCCAGTTGAGCGACAAGTGGAGCCTGATCGGCAGTTACGCCTACACCGATGCCGAGGTCACCGAAGACCCGACCCTCAAGGGCAACCGCCTGCAGAACGTGGCGAAAAATACCGCCTCGTTGTCGGCCGTGTATGACTTCGGCAGCCTCCTGGGCGGCGATCAACTGCGCGTCGGGGCCGGTGCGCGCTATGTGGGCGAGCGGGCAGGGGACGCGGCCAACAGCTTCGAATTGCCCAGCTACACCGTGGCCGATGTGTTCGCCAGTTATGACACCCGGCTCGACGGGCAGAAGGTCAAGTTCCAGCTCAACGTGAAGAACCTGTTCGACCGTACCTATTACACCTCGTCAGTGAACACCCAGTTCGTGTCCATCGGCGATGCACGGCAGGTATCGGTGTCCAGCACTCTTACCTTCTGA
- a CDS encoding DUF1120 domain-containing protein, whose product MKASLITLSTALLLGSISSAFATSTVELTVKGLITPSACTPSLSNAVIDHGKISAKDIDQDRGKVFNNILTMRVNCDAQTLFALRGIDNRAASSSLPTVGYGLGLINDTQKIGYYTFEVREANADNTPVMPLESIDDGISWSDIDGAVWQQANLAGFGDRASGQWSPVAIKDLISELHVQTRIAPARDLDLSNEVLIDGSATIEVKYL is encoded by the coding sequence ATGAAAGCCTCCCTGATAACCCTGAGTACCGCCCTGCTGCTGGGCAGTATTTCTTCAGCCTTCGCCACCAGCACCGTCGAGCTGACCGTCAAGGGTTTGATCACACCCAGCGCCTGCACCCCCAGCCTGTCCAATGCCGTGATCGACCACGGCAAGATTTCCGCCAAGGACATCGATCAGGATCGCGGCAAGGTCTTCAACAACATCCTCACGATGCGCGTGAACTGCGATGCCCAAACCCTGTTTGCGCTACGCGGCATCGATAACCGCGCCGCCTCCTCCAGCTTGCCCACGGTGGGCTATGGCCTGGGGCTGATCAACGACACCCAGAAAATCGGCTATTACACCTTCGAAGTGCGCGAAGCCAACGCTGACAACACCCCTGTCATGCCGCTGGAGTCGATCGATGACGGCATCAGTTGGAGCGATATCGACGGTGCCGTCTGGCAACAGGCCAACCTGGCGGGTTTTGGTGATCGCGCCAGCGGCCAATGGTCGCCAGTTGCTATTAAAGACCTGATCAGCGAACTGCATGTACAGACCCGTATTGCCCCTGCCCGCGACCTGGACCTGAGCAATGAAGTGTTGATCGACGGTTCGGCCACTATCGAAGTGAAGTACCTGTAA
- a CDS encoding response regulator, translated as MPSANPPAHWQHLWVLVVEDHCTYRSLMEAFLDTLGVRHVVVGEGESALRVLASVRVDLVISDCRMPVMDGYTMSNKIRRRERALDLPRVPIVALTGSLTPDEITRCFDAGMDACLVKPLSLPRLRELLESWLPDAHGQRSTSGRWVVGACADWPTRAQLIETFGSQSVVDAMLKSLVQEARADQQALLQGQISLDAGLVGERLHRLVGSLAFLGAVELEQRCQALMADLRSKGVRANRSVLEQLLKDVCIYLDYLAEL; from the coding sequence ATGCCTTCAGCTAACCCTCCCGCCCACTGGCAGCACCTGTGGGTGCTGGTGGTCGAGGACCATTGCACCTATCGCAGCCTGATGGAGGCTTTCCTGGACACACTGGGCGTCAGGCATGTGGTGGTCGGCGAGGGGGAATCGGCGCTGCGAGTGCTGGCCTCGGTGCGCGTAGACCTGGTGATCAGCGACTGCCGGATGCCGGTCATGGACGGTTACACCATGAGCAACAAGATACGCCGTCGCGAGCGCGCGCTGGATCTGCCCAGGGTGCCGATCGTGGCACTTACCGGCAGCCTGACTCCGGATGAAATCACACGCTGTTTCGACGCCGGCATGGACGCCTGCCTGGTCAAGCCCCTGAGTCTGCCACGCTTGCGCGAGTTGCTCGAAAGCTGGCTGCCCGATGCTCACGGCCAGCGCTCGACGTCGGGTCGCTGGGTGGTGGGAGCCTGCGCCGATTGGCCGACGCGCGCACAGTTGATCGAGACATTCGGCTCCCAGAGCGTCGTCGATGCGATGCTCAAGAGTCTGGTGCAGGAAGCCCGGGCCGATCAGCAGGCTTTGCTGCAAGGGCAGATCAGCCTTGACGCCGGGCTGGTCGGCGAGCGCTTGCACCGGTTGGTGGGCAGCCTGGCGTTTCTCGGCGCGGTGGAGCTGGAGCAGCGTTGCCAGGCACTGATGGCGGACCTGCGCAGCAAGGGGGTGCGGGCCAACCGGTCGGTTCTGGAGCAGTTGCTCAAGGACGTTTGTATCTACCTCGACTACCTGGCAGAGCTGTGA
- a CDS encoding GIY-YIG nuclease family protein, with amino-acid sequence MTTPTEAKPWFVYLVRAANGSLYCGISNDPHRRFAAHQSGKGARFFLSSPAVALVYTEQCASKGEALRQERLIKKLKKSAKECLAASGSSI; translated from the coding sequence GTGACGACTCCCACTGAAGCCAAACCCTGGTTCGTCTACCTGGTGCGTGCCGCCAACGGCTCGCTGTATTGCGGCATCAGTAATGACCCGCACCGCCGGTTTGCCGCCCACCAGAGCGGCAAGGGCGCGCGGTTCTTTTTGTCCAGCCCTGCCGTTGCCTTGGTGTACACCGAGCAATGCGCCAGCAAAGGCGAGGCGTTGCGCCAGGAGCGGCTGATCAAGAAACTCAAGAAGAGCGCCAAGGAATGCCTGGCGGCCAGCGGCTCTTCGATATGA
- the dacB gene encoding D-alanyl-D-alanine carboxypeptidase/D-alanyl-D-alanine-endopeptidase gives MHFGRWLHTSALLVGLSVLLGGCASVSSTSTPATLDKLLADPALHGASVSLMVRDARSGSTLYQHNPGTRLVPASNLKLLTTAAAMDVLGPQYRFATQLLSDGIRQGDRLTGNLYLRGLGDPSIQYADYQALAAQLASQGVRQVQGDLVFDDTWFDAERLGVDWSHDDETTYYGAQISALTVSPNTDFDAGSVLVTAKAPVLAGLPVSVDLFPPSDYLQLSNRAVSGPGNSYGINRRHGTNLLQFSGTVAPGKQSEQLVSVWEPTQWVANLFEQALAQQGIKVQGRRVMGGASPATATLLAEHRSAPLQALITPLLKLSNNTMSEALLKAMGRQTANSGTAAAGTLAVAGFLKRQGLDATTLSQVDGSGLSRRNLVSTQTLTDLLLAARKQPWFDAWYNALPIAGNSERMSGGSLRYRLRGTPAENNLHGKTGSMSGVSSLSGYVTDAHGRQLAFAMVANNYVVAGAQVKALENRVAVALSGWDD, from the coding sequence ATGCACTTTGGAAGATGGTTACACACCAGCGCCCTGCTGGTCGGCTTGAGCGTTCTACTGGGCGGCTGCGCCAGCGTTTCATCCACCTCCACCCCCGCCACGCTGGACAAACTGCTGGCCGACCCGGCGCTGCACGGCGCCAGCGTCTCGCTGATGGTGCGCGACGCCCGCAGCGGCAGCACGCTCTACCAGCACAACCCTGGCACGCGCCTGGTGCCGGCGTCCAACCTCAAGCTGCTGACCACCGCGGCGGCCATGGATGTGCTGGGCCCGCAATATCGCTTTGCCACGCAACTGTTGAGCGATGGCATCCGCCAGGGCGACCGACTGACCGGTAATCTCTACCTGCGCGGCCTGGGCGACCCGAGCATTCAGTACGCCGACTACCAAGCGCTGGCGGCGCAACTGGCCAGCCAGGGCGTGCGCCAGGTGCAGGGCGATCTGGTGTTCGACGATACCTGGTTCGACGCCGAACGCCTGGGCGTCGATTGGTCCCACGATGATGAAACCACCTACTACGGTGCGCAGATCTCCGCGCTGACCGTGTCCCCCAATACGGACTTTGACGCGGGCAGTGTGTTGGTCACGGCCAAGGCGCCGGTACTCGCTGGCCTGCCGGTGAGCGTCGACCTGTTCCCGCCCAGCGATTACCTGCAATTGAGTAACCGCGCCGTCAGTGGGCCGGGCAACAGCTATGGGATCAATCGCCGGCATGGCACCAACCTGTTGCAGTTCAGTGGCACTGTTGCGCCGGGCAAGCAGAGCGAGCAACTGGTCAGCGTATGGGAGCCGACGCAATGGGTGGCCAATTTGTTTGAACAGGCGCTGGCGCAACAGGGCATCAAAGTGCAGGGCCGTCGCGTGATGGGCGGGGCAAGCCCGGCCACGGCGACGCTGCTGGCCGAGCACCGATCGGCGCCCTTGCAGGCGTTGATCACGCCGCTGCTCAAGCTTTCCAACAACACCATGTCCGAAGCCTTGCTCAAGGCCATGGGCCGGCAGACCGCCAACAGCGGCACGGCGGCGGCGGGCACACTGGCGGTGGCGGGGTTCCTCAAGCGTCAGGGCCTGGATGCGACGACGCTGAGCCAGGTAGACGGTTCCGGCCTGTCGCGCCGCAACCTGGTGTCGACGCAAACCCTCACCGACCTGCTGCTGGCTGCGCGCAAGCAACCGTGGTTCGACGCCTGGTACAACGCACTGCCGATTGCCGGCAACAGCGAGCGCATGAGCGGTGGCAGCTTGCGTTATCGCCTGCGCGGCACCCCGGCGGAAAACAATCTGCATGGCAAAACCGGTTCGATGAGCGGCGTGTCGTCCTTGAGTGGCTATGTCACCGATGCCCACGGGCGCCAGCTGGCGTTTGCCATGGTGGCCAACAACTACGTGGTCGCCGGCGCGCAGGTCAAGGCGCTGGAGAACCGGGTGGCGGTGGCCCTGTCAGGCTGGGACGATTGA
- the fahA gene encoding fumarylacetoacetase produces the protein MTQPTHARSWVASANGHADFPLQNLPLGVFSINGSAPRSGVAIGEAILDLHAALDEFDGEARRAVEATAGGQLNAFFELGRGPRVALRERLLELLAEGSKLKTREAQVLHRAADCQMHLPAKINDYTDFYVGIEHAQNVGKLFRPDNPLLPNYKYVPIGYHGRASTIRPSGTEVRRPKGQTLPAGQAEPTFGPCARLDYELELGIWIGQGNAMGDAIAIGDAAEHIAGFCLLNDWSARDIQAWEYQPLGPFLSKSFITSISPWVVTAEALEPFRKAQPARPAGDPQPLPYLLDPRDQKAGAFDIELQVLLTTAAMREQNLPAHRLTLSNTEHMYWTVAQMVAHHSVNGCQLQAGDLFGSGTLSGPQPGQFGSLLEITEGGKKPIELASGEVRKFLEDGDEIILRARCNREGFASIGFGECRGTVVAAR, from the coding sequence ATGACTCAACCCACACACGCCCGCAGCTGGGTCGCCTCCGCCAACGGCCACGCGGATTTTCCCCTGCAGAATCTGCCGCTGGGGGTGTTCAGTATCAACGGCTCGGCGCCGCGCAGTGGCGTGGCGATTGGCGAAGCGATCCTCGACCTGCACGCCGCGCTGGATGAATTTGACGGTGAAGCCCGACGTGCCGTTGAGGCGACTGCCGGCGGCCAACTGAACGCGTTTTTCGAACTCGGCCGCGGCCCCCGCGTGGCCCTGCGCGAGCGCCTGCTGGAACTGCTTGCCGAAGGCAGCAAGCTCAAGACCCGCGAGGCGCAGGTGCTGCACCGCGCCGCCGACTGCCAGATGCACCTGCCCGCCAAAATCAACGATTACACCGACTTCTACGTTGGCATCGAACACGCACAGAACGTCGGCAAATTGTTCCGCCCCGACAACCCGCTGTTGCCCAACTACAAGTACGTGCCGATTGGTTACCACGGCCGCGCCTCGACCATCCGCCCGTCGGGCACCGAGGTACGTCGCCCCAAAGGGCAGACCCTGCCCGCCGGCCAGGCCGAGCCGACGTTCGGCCCCTGCGCTCGCCTGGACTATGAACTGGAACTGGGCATCTGGATCGGCCAGGGCAATGCCATGGGCGACGCGATTGCCATCGGCGATGCGGCCGAGCATATCGCCGGTTTCTGCCTGCTCAACGACTGGTCGGCCCGCGACATCCAGGCTTGGGAATACCAGCCGCTGGGGCCGTTCCTGTCCAAGAGCTTCATCACCAGCATCTCGCCCTGGGTGGTAACGGCCGAAGCGCTGGAACCGTTCCGCAAGGCCCAACCGGCACGCCCCGCAGGCGATCCGCAACCGTTGCCGTACCTGCTGGACCCTCGCGACCAGAAGGCGGGCGCCTTCGATATCGAACTGCAAGTGCTGCTGACCACCGCAGCGATGCGTGAACAGAACCTGCCGGCCCATCGCCTGACCTTGAGCAACACCGAACATATGTACTGGACCGTGGCGCAAATGGTTGCGCACCACAGCGTCAATGGCTGCCAACTGCAGGCCGGTGACCTGTTCGGCTCGGGTACGTTGTCGGGGCCGCAGCCGGGGCAGTTCGGCAGCCTGCTGGAGATCACCGAAGGCGGTAAGAAGCCGATTGAGCTGGCGTCCGGCGAGGTGCGCAAGTTCCTCGAAGACGGCGACGAAATCATTCTGCGCGCGCGTTGCAACCGCGAAGGCTTTGCCTCCATCGGTTTCGGTGAATGCCGCGGCACCGTGGTCGCCGCACGCTGA
- the hmgA gene encoding homogentisate 1,2-dioxygenase: MNLEYQSGFGNQFASEALPGALPVGQNSPQKAPYGLYTELFSGTAFTMARSEARRTWLYRIQPSANHPAFIKLQRQLAGGPLGAVTPNRLRWNPLDMPGEPTDFIDGLVRTVANSGLENPSGISIYNYRANRSMERVFFNADGELLIVPEQGRLRIATELGVLEVEPLEIVVLPRGLKFRVELLDAQARGYIAENHGAPLRLPDLGPIGSNGLANPRDFLSPVAHYEDLKQPTTLVQKFLGELWACELDHSPLNVVAWHGNNVPYKYDLRRFNTLGTVSFDHPDPSIFTVLTSPTSVHGLANLDFVIFPPRWMVAENTFRPPWFHRNLMNEYMGLIQGAYDAKAEGFVPGGASLHSCMSAHGPDGETCTKAINAELAPHKIDNTMAFMFETSQVLRPTQFALECPQLQPAYDACWASLPATFNPNRR; encoded by the coding sequence ATGAACCTCGAATACCAATCGGGCTTTGGCAATCAATTCGCCAGCGAAGCCCTGCCTGGCGCATTGCCCGTTGGCCAGAACTCCCCGCAAAAAGCCCCCTACGGTCTGTACACCGAACTGTTCTCCGGCACGGCCTTCACCATGGCCCGCAGCGAAGCCCGGCGCACCTGGCTGTACCGCATCCAGCCGTCGGCCAATCACCCGGCCTTCATCAAGCTGCAAAGGCAATTGGCAGGCGGGCCGCTGGGCGCCGTGACGCCCAATCGCCTGCGCTGGAACCCGCTGGACATGCCCGGCGAGCCGACCGACTTTATCGACGGGCTGGTGCGCACGGTGGCCAATTCGGGCTTGGAAAACCCCTCGGGCATCAGCATCTACAACTACCGCGCCAACCGTTCGATGGAGCGGGTGTTCTTCAATGCCGATGGCGAGTTGTTGATCGTGCCCGAGCAGGGTCGCCTACGTATAGCGACAGAATTGGGCGTGCTCGAGGTCGAGCCGCTGGAAATCGTCGTGCTGCCACGCGGGCTCAAGTTCCGGGTCGAATTGCTCGACGCCCAGGCGCGCGGCTATATCGCCGAAAACCACGGCGCGCCGCTGCGCCTGCCGGACCTGGGCCCCATCGGCAGCAATGGCCTGGCCAACCCGCGCGACTTCCTCAGCCCCGTCGCCCACTACGAAGACCTCAAGCAGCCGACCACCCTAGTGCAGAAATTCCTCGGCGAGCTATGGGCCTGCGAGCTCGACCACTCGCCGCTGAACGTGGTGGCCTGGCACGGCAACAACGTGCCGTACAAATACGACCTGCGCCGCTTCAACACCCTCGGCACGGTGAGCTTCGACCACCCGGACCCGTCGATCTTCACCGTATTGACCTCGCCCACCAGCGTGCATGGCCTGGCCAACCTCGACTTCGTGATATTCCCGCCGCGCTGGATGGTGGCCGAGAACACCTTCCGGCCGCCGTGGTTCCACCGCAACCTGATGAACGAATACATGGGCCTGATCCAGGGTGCCTACGACGCCAAGGCCGAGGGCTTCGTGCCTGGCGGCGCCTCGCTGCACAGCTGCATGAGCGCCCACGGGCCTGATGGCGAGACCTGTACCAAGGCGATCAACGCCGAGCTGGCGCCGCACAAAATCGATAACACCATGGCGTTCATGTTCGAAACCAGCCAGGTGCTGCGCCCCACCCAGTTCGCGCTGGAATGCCCGCAACTGCAACCCGCTTATGACGCGTGCTGGGCTTCGCTGCCCGCCACCTTCAACCCGAATCGGAGATAA